In Trichoplusia ni isolate ovarian cell line Hi5 chromosome 7, tn1, whole genome shotgun sequence, a single genomic region encodes these proteins:
- the LOC113495575 gene encoding ribosome-recycling factor, mitochondrial: protein MGTRMLQRLVYPTLINYLKTVPPVFSKSNDKIIVSNLPNIHTTAFRNYAKSKDKGKDKKGKGAKVEINVAAISEVVPVDKMKDRCNAAIDKMKEDFAKNLSLRSTTGSIETLRIKFEGKDYELQELAQIVRKNPKTMVINFASFPQAIPNALKAIQGSGLNLNPQQDGTTLYVPVPKVTKEHREALAKNAKALYIKCRDAVKDVQSDFNKKLKKQNGVSEDLVFNLTKQINAICEEYQNQAKLIYDMKHNELVGK, encoded by the coding sequence ATGGGAACCAGAATGTTGCAGCGTCTGGTGTACCCTACgctgataaattatttaaaaacagttcCTCCTGTCTTTTCAAAAAGTAATGACAAGATTATAGTTTCCAACCTACCAAATATTCATACCACAGCATTCAGAAATTATGCAAAGAGTAAGGATAAAGGAAAAGACAAAAAAGGAAAAGGTGCAAAAGTTGAAATTAATGTCGCTGCTATATCAGAAGTTGTTCCAGTGGATAAAATGAAAGATAGATGCAATGCAGCTATTGATAAAATGAAGGAAGACTTTGCAAAAAATCTTTCTCTCCGGTCTACAACGGGCTCTATTGAAACTTTAAGAATTAAGTTTGAGGGAAAAGATTATGAGTTACAAGAATTAGCTCAGATTGTTCGCAAAAATCCTAAAACTATGGTCATAAACTTTGCCTCTTTTCCACAAGCCATACCAAATGCTTTGAAAGCTATTCAAGGATCTGGACTGAACCTTAATCCTCAACAGGATGGCACTACACTGTATGTTCCTGTACCTAAGGTTACTAAAGAACATAGGGAGGCACTCGCTAAGAATGCTAAAGCACTGTACATCAAGTGTAGAGATGCTGTCAAAGATGTGCAAAgtgactttaataaaaaacttaaaaagcaGAATGGGGTTTCAGAAGACTTAGTATTTAATTTGACTAAACAAATCAATGCTATATGTGAAGAGTACCAGAATCAAGCAAAGCTTATTTATGATATGAAACACAATGAACTTGTTGGAAAATAG